TGCTAAACTGCGCATCGTGCTGACGATTATTGACGAGCTTCCGTCCATCGGGACTGTTCATCCGCCAGATCAGCTTGCCGTCAAGAAACAGTTGATGTAGATCTTCGGCATAGTTGTACTGCCAAGCTACGTGATGCCATTCCGTATCACGAATGGCGGCATCTTTCGGATCTCCCACGATGCCTTCAGGGCGATGCCAAGGGTGGAGGTTCATCAATGCCTGATCCGGTTGTTCGCCGCAAAAATGGAGGCCAGGCGCCATGCTTCCGTCGGGCGAATTGATATCGGAAAGGTAGAGCTCCCAAACGCCTTTAGCGGTCGTGTCGTAGCTGCCGCAGATGTGCCCAAAATGGAATGGCTCGTTGGTATTACCAAACCCTTGAAACGCTCCACCTCGTCGAACCCATGCCTCCACAGTCCATGCATCTGCACACGTTTTCAAATCTAGTTTCGGGTTTCCCTTGGTTGAGGTCACCCAGCCGTGCTCTCCATGTCCGGTATCTTGGGGAAAGCGGCCTTCGCGACCAGGCCAAGAGACGCGTCTGTCGCCTCCCATGTTGGTCCAGGTGAGGGTGAGATCCTTGTCGCCCATTAGGTCAGGCATTATCCGACCATTCGGCCCCTGCCAGTCGTACAAGACGACTGTGTGCTCATCGGGGCCAAGGACTCGAAGCTCTTCTGGCAATACCCGGAGGGTGAGAGTGATGTCTTCCTTGAGTCCATTCGCGTCGGTAACCTCAAAACAAATGGTCGCATTGCCGACATCGGTCGGCGCCCCCTGCAGCTGCCCTGTATTGGCGTTGAGTTGAATGCCTTGAGGGACTTGACCGCTGCGCACCGCCCATTGAACGGGACCAGCCATGTGTTCGGATTTCAGAGTCGCCTGGTAAGGATGGTCCGGAAAAGCTGGCGGCAACGAACTGGTGGCAATTCGTCCTCGCTCCACACCAAGTGAAAAAGCGTGTTGGTCCGACTGATCCGCTTGGTCGATTGCCCGAACCACAAAAGTCTGTGGTTCAACAGCGACAGCAGCCTTGCCGTGTAGCAAACCGGTGCTGCTGTCGAGTTTTAATCCGGCAGGAGCTTGACCTTCGATGATCTCCCAGCTTACATCCCCCCTGGGAACGTCAGCCGAGAGTTGGACCGAGTAGGGAACATTCAACCCAGCCGTCGGAAGCTCTTGACCGATGATCGACAAATGCTCTGCAACCGGGTAACGCATGACGTTAGAGATACGTAATTCGTCGATTTCGCCTGCGAAGTTTCCATAATTGATATAGAAGGGAGGATCTTGCGAATGAACCAAGCCGCCAACGGTGAATGGGACGCAAACGTCTTCAGCGTCATTCTTAACTTTTCTTAGCCGAGTCTTTTCTAAAGGAAATCCCATTCTTCTGACGACTTGACCATCGAGCAAGAAGAAATGCGTTTGGTCCGAATAGCGAAACTGCCAAGCCACATGGCGCCATTGGTTGTCGGTAATAAACGCGGGCTTCGCGCCGGTGTAGCTGTCCGGACTGCGATCGGGGAAAAGGAGGCCACTGGTATCGTGATTCGGATCGTTGCCGCGTGGCGAGCCCATGAAACGCGCAGATGGTGAGATGCCGTTCTTCAACGGGCCTTTTTTGGGGCCATTGTAGAGTGCAAAGTTCCAACCGCCACGCATTCCGAGAGGGAGCCCAAAGCCTTCGTCGTCAGTGCCGCAGATGCACGCAAGGGTGTGCCCATTATCCTGACCTCCCTTGCCCGTATAACGCACCCAAGCTTCAACTGTCCACTCCTTGGTACAGCTGCGCAGATGAAGCTTGTCGTTATTTATCGGCCCCAACAGCAGATTGGCGTCATCCTTCCTACGCTCGAATCGCGCCGCGGCGCCGAATCCGGGATGTTCACTCCATAACGCCTGCTTGATTGCGTGCAGGGTAAGTTCCTGATCCCCCATCGCATCATGAGTTTCGTTGCCTTCGCCCTCATCGAAATGATAGAGCGCAATCGTATGCTCATCTGGCTGGAACGGTTCTCGCTGGACAGAGTCCTGAGCGCTGACACGGCAGACGCCGAACACTATCATCAATAAAGTGCAAATAGATCGCATTCCACTCTTCTTTCCAAATCTAAACGAACAAATGCACCATCGATT
The nucleotide sequence above comes from Blastopirellula sp. J2-11. Encoded proteins:
- a CDS encoding putative Ig domain-containing protein produces the protein MRSICTLLMIVFGVCRVSAQDSVQREPFQPDEHTIALYHFDEGEGNETHDAMGDQELTLHAIKQALWSEHPGFGAAARFERRKDDANLLLGPINNDKLHLRSCTKEWTVEAWVRYTGKGGQDNGHTLACICGTDDEGFGLPLGMRGGWNFALYNGPKKGPLKNGISPSARFMGSPRGNDPNHDTSGLLFPDRSPDSYTGAKPAFITDNQWRHVAWQFRYSDQTHFFLLDGQVVRRMGFPLEKTRLRKVKNDAEDVCVPFTVGGLVHSQDPPFYINYGNFAGEIDELRISNVMRYPVAEHLSIIGQELPTAGLNVPYSVQLSADVPRGDVSWEIIEGQAPAGLKLDSSTGLLHGKAAVAVEPQTFVVRAIDQADQSDQHAFSLGVERGRIATSSLPPAFPDHPYQATLKSEHMAGPVQWAVRSGQVPQGIQLNANTGQLQGAPTDVGNATICFEVTDANGLKEDITLTLRVLPEELRVLGPDEHTVVLYDWQGPNGRIMPDLMGDKDLTLTWTNMGGDRRVSWPGREGRFPQDTGHGEHGWVTSTKGNPKLDLKTCADAWTVEAWVRRGGAFQGFGNTNEPFHFGHICGSYDTTAKGVWELYLSDINSPDGSMAPGLHFCGEQPDQALMNLHPWHRPEGIVGDPKDAAIRDTEWHHVAWQYNYAEDLHQLFLDGKLIWRMNSPDGRKLVNNRQHDAQFSIISRIKGWARLGGAFNFGGFGHFFGQVGEIRISNVRRYGDGTSR